From Oceanipulchritudo coccoides, the proteins below share one genomic window:
- a CDS encoding 50S ribosomal protein L25, protein MKQITLTTKPRNDLGRTASKHLRQNGTIPAVIYGESGSRNLALNAHEFKMAYRKFSGSAALLELKGEGEDDAIYAIIQELQRNPRNDSFVHIDFKEIVRGQDMEVDIPVHTKGIADGVRNYGGVLEVSANTLRVRCRPRNLPEFIEIDVTALEIGKSIHLEEVTAPEGVTFLDDSDLVVVGCVGASAGASGLTEEEEEAAAEEAAAAAAASEGEETSTDSSESESDSEEK, encoded by the coding sequence ATGAAACAAATTACTCTCACCACAAAACCACGCAACGACCTGGGTCGGACTGCGAGCAAGCACTTGCGACAGAATGGAACCATTCCGGCCGTTATCTACGGCGAATCCGGCTCCCGCAATCTGGCCCTGAACGCACATGAGTTCAAGATGGCTTACCGGAAGTTTTCGGGCAGCGCGGCTCTTCTTGAGCTGAAAGGCGAGGGCGAGGATGATGCGATTTACGCCATTATCCAGGAACTTCAGCGCAATCCGCGTAACGATTCTTTCGTGCACATTGACTTTAAGGAAATTGTCCGAGGTCAGGACATGGAAGTGGATATACCGGTCCATACAAAGGGGATCGCTGACGGTGTCCGCAATTACGGCGGTGTTCTCGAAGTCAGCGCCAACACGCTCCGCGTACGTTGTCGCCCTCGCAATCTGCCTGAATTTATCGAAATTGATGTGACGGCCCTGGAAATCGGCAAATCCATTCACTTGGAAGAAGTGACTGCCCCCGAAGGAGTCACCTTCCTTGACGACTCCGACCTGGTGGTTGTTGGTTGTGTTGGAGCTTCCGCTGGTGCCAGTGGCTTGACCGAGGAGGAAGAGGAAGCTGCTGCTGAAGAGGCTGCCGCTGCCGCTGCCGCTTCCGAAGGGGAAGAAACCTCTACAGACTCATCCGAGTCCGAATCTGACTCCGAAGAGAAGTAA
- a CDS encoding single-stranded DNA-binding protein translates to MASFNKVILMGNLTRDPEVRTTPSGLKIAKFGLAVNRKYRTRDNELKEETTFVDIDAFGTQAETLERYCEKGSPLLVEGRLRLDQWQTSNGENRSKLSVVLENFQLMGGRSAAPESKSSEATAPKPQPSKDNTLKGDDDIPF, encoded by the coding sequence ATGGCATCCTTCAATAAAGTCATTCTGATGGGCAACCTGACCCGTGACCCGGAAGTCCGGACCACGCCTTCAGGCCTCAAGATCGCTAAATTCGGCCTTGCCGTGAACCGGAAATACCGGACGCGGGACAATGAGCTGAAGGAGGAGACGACTTTTGTTGATATCGATGCCTTTGGTACCCAGGCGGAAACACTCGAGCGCTACTGCGAAAAGGGCTCCCCGCTGTTAGTCGAAGGTCGCCTTCGTCTTGATCAGTGGCAGACCAGCAATGGCGAAAACCGTTCCAAGCTCAGTGTTGTTCTGGAAAATTTCCAGCTCATGGGCGGGCGGTCTGCAGCACCTGAAAGCAAAAGCAGCGAGGCAACCGCTCCGAAGCCACAGCCTTCCAAGGACAATACGCTTAAAGGGGATGACGATATTCCTTTTTAA
- the pth gene encoding aminoacyl-tRNA hydrolase produces the protein MSTVRVIAGLGNPGTRYDGTRHNIGFAAVDYLAAAHSASWKQENRFCAHAASIVIAGNPVLLLKPQTYMNASGKAIGNVCRFYKWLPASVLVVVDEFQLELGRTKLSLAGSAGGHNGVEDIIQRMGPAFPRFRIGIAPPNPTPMGMTDYVLGKFSPDETNTLANCWERILSELNLIVQQGPDLAINTINQRIQKNEPNQQEI, from the coding sequence ATGTCTACGGTGCGTGTCATCGCCGGACTGGGAAACCCCGGGACGCGATACGATGGGACACGCCACAATATAGGTTTTGCCGCGGTCGATTACCTCGCCGCTGCCCATTCCGCTTCATGGAAGCAGGAGAATCGCTTTTGTGCCCACGCCGCCTCCATCGTCATCGCTGGTAATCCGGTTCTGCTGCTCAAGCCGCAGACCTACATGAATGCCAGCGGAAAGGCTATTGGCAATGTATGCCGCTTCTACAAGTGGTTGCCAGCCTCTGTTTTGGTCGTTGTGGACGAGTTCCAATTGGAATTGGGCCGCACGAAGCTCTCCCTGGCCGGAAGCGCTGGGGGGCATAATGGTGTCGAGGATATCATCCAGCGGATGGGACCAGCATTTCCAAGGTTTCGCATTGGAATCGCCCCTCCCAATCCGACCCCGATGGGCATGACCGACTACGTTCTGGGTAAATTTTCACCCGATGAAACAAACACTCTCGCCAATTGCTGGGAACGAATTTTGTCTGAACTCAATTTAATTGTTCAGCAGGGTCCAGACCTCGCTATCAACACCATTAATCAACGCATTCAAAAGAATGAGCCAAATCAGCAGGAAATATAA
- a CDS encoding 30S ribosomal protein S6 has translation MSQISRKYKLTVILDTRGYDAPVESLQEKVTTMLTELGGEVSAMENLGRQEFIRVTEKDHTGDTYLLVEASGPPSFPGDLQERIRLDKQIKRILVQSA, from the coding sequence ATGAGCCAAATCAGCAGGAAATATAAATTAACCGTTATCCTCGACACCCGTGGATACGATGCACCCGTGGAATCCCTTCAGGAGAAGGTGACCACGATGCTCACAGAACTCGGTGGAGAAGTCTCGGCCATGGAAAACCTGGGTCGCCAGGAATTCATCCGTGTGACAGAAAAGGATCACACTGGAGATACGTACCTCCTTGTCGAAGCCTCGGGCCCTCCCAGCTTCCCGGGCGACCTGCAGGAGCGCATCCGCCTCGATAAGCAGATCAAGCGAATTTTGGTCCAGTCCGCCTAA